DNA sequence from the Rhizoctonia solani chromosome 10, complete sequence genome:
CGGGAGAGTACGAAGCTGGGTTGAAGGTTGTCGGGAAGTTTAGAACTGTTCGTAATTCCTTACTTTTATTTATTCAGCGTGTTAATTTGGACCATGCAGGTAGAGGACTTTTGTCGATTATTCAACTGGCTCAAGCCGCCAAGCAAACTTGAACGAAGCTCCAACTATCATATGTTTAAAGAGGACATTAAACCCATGTGGGAGGATCCTGCAAATGCCAACGTGCGCCCAATTTATCTCACTTTTATCGCTCGAACTGATCttatttgttgccaactgaTAGGGCGGCAAATGGGTGATCACTATGCGCAACAACCCTGTGCTCTTGGATCGATGCTGGTCTTGGCTCGCAATGGGGCTTGTCGGACAGGAACTCGACGATCGGGAAGATATGATTTGTGGTGCTGGTAAGCTTGTcatcctcttccccttccttttttcagtttTAAGCTTTTGCTTGGGTCCGGGTATCTTATCGGGGAGCTTGAGTTTATGAACTCTGAGTGTTTGTTTCCCCCTCGACTACCCGTCCCAAACACTATATCATCCGTCCTGAACTCTACATGCATCCAAAACTCTACATAATGACATTtccaaaaacaaaaaaccCATCTTTCACAATCCGTAGCTCCCATTCTCTGACGCCACCGCTAACCACATTCCCAGTCGTCTCGCTCCGCTCGCGGATCGACCGCATCCAGCTCTGGATACGACAAAAAGACGACGTGGAGCGCGTGAATGCGATTGGGAAGAAACTCGTCAAGCTGCTGGACTTGGATCGGGAACCAGGCATTCAATTGGAGTTCCAGGTGAGCCGAGGTTTTCGAGTATAGTTTGGGTTTGGGGTCGTGCACAAGGGGAGGATATACCCGTTTTGGATGGATTGAATGCGTTGGGCTTGGGTGTGTGCGATTTGGTTTGAATGCGCTTGGAGACTGGGTGTGTGGCGGGGGTGCGGTTTTGGACGATCTGGAAGGCCGTGATGGAGTTTTGGTTTGGTGGCGTTTTACCCGTTTGGATGCCGGTTCAGTCGGTCGGGGCtgagggggagaagggaaAGGAGAGGAAAGAGGGGACGGAGAAGCTTAAAATTCAGTCTGTCTTTCCGAAGAGATAGATTTGGCCGGTTCAGGTGACGAACTTGGGAGACTTGGGGGGGCTTGCCCAATTCGAGTCGCTGATCTGCGCGCCATGTCATGTGAGGATGGGCCGCCGCTTGAGAGAGTGCCTTGTTATCTCTGTTTGCCACACATTTATTATATTGCCGCCACACCCGCGCTCCGATAGTGATCCCCTTTGCTCATCTTTTGTGCGCCCTATTCCTTTCCTATCCTTACCATCACTATCGTCATACGTTCCTATTTTGGTTATCATACGCCTTTGGAATTGTCTCTGATCAAAACGCCCTATTTACCTTCCTCGCCGTCATTGTCACACGCCTCGTGGTCACTCACCAATTGACTAACTAACTTCCTTCTTCTTCGTAACCCAGTTCAACTCGGACGAACGTGCTCCAGCCTCCAAGTACATCTCGATCATGCCGCCCCAGCCTTCATTCCGACGTGGTCCGGACACTCCCGGATCTGAGCAAGGCCCATCCTATTTCGGACGGGGAGGCGGTGCGTTTGGCGCGTTTGGTAGGGGAGGAGGCGCGTTTGGAGGCGCAGGGAGGGGAAAAGGTGATTGGGGCGCACCGAAGAGTGCTGTCGAAGGTTCGGCGCCGTTTGGTGCGAATGCGGGTGCTGGACACGCGCGGTCGAGCAGCGCGAGTGGAACGGGGGATAAATAAATGGTTTGTACTATTCCccccttttttcttttttacTTGTCGATTGTCGCATATAGTCTGGAATAGTCATGACTTTTGAATCTCAACTTGGTCTCTGCGTCTTACGATTCACACATGGCTGCGTTCAGTTGCACACACGTAGTTATACCAGCATTTGAAAGTTGATCATGGGACATAAACACAAACGAGCAGGGTACATGTGGCAGAACATATAGTTGCAAGGAGCCGCTGCGAGACGCAGGGGAGATAGGGTAGGTGGCAAGAGCGGAGTAAGAGGGGAAAGAGGGAGACGGGTGGGAGTCTAGTGACCGAGCGCTGTGAGCTTCTCGTAGGACGGAGCCTGATCCTGGACTGCCTTTTGGCGGAGCTTGAGGGCGGCAATCTACAATACTCTGTAAGTTGCGAGTGTCTGAAAAAATAGGGATACAAACGCACCTTGCGCTCGTGGAAAGCCTTTGCCTTGACCTTTCGCTTCTCCTCCAGACGATCGACAACATCCTTGTATCCCCAGCCGACCTCGTGCGACAAACGCTGGTCTCAAGTCAATAAATGCGTTTAATTAATAGTATTCTGACTCACCTTGACGGTGCAGTACTTGCGGCCCGGCTTGAGCCTCAAGACACGGAGGGCCTCGGGAACGACCATCTTCTTCTTGCGGTCGTAGGGGGGAGGAACACCCTCGAACATCTTCAGACGCTCGATGGCAGCAGCTCCACGCGCAGTCTTGTGGGGGAGCATGCCGCGGATCGCCTTGAAGAGCACGCGCGAGGGAGCACGGTGGTGGAACGGTCCCGACTTTTTCGGGTTCACAATGTGGCGCTTGTGCAGGAAGTTGTGGTACCGGAGCTGTCCGAGAATGGAGGGGATGAATATCATTCCGATTAAATCGATTTTTTAAAAACGCACCTTGTTGCGGAAGAAGCTGCCGCTGATGTTGACCTCTTCGCATCGGACGACAACAATCTTTTGTCCGTTGAGGATCTGCTTTGCGATGATCGACGCCAGGCGACCCAGCAGGTGGCCCTTGCCGTCAATCACGATCGGCTGAGAGGAAAAGGTCGACATGGCGGTTGGTCTGCATTTCAATTAGCTTTGCTTTCATCTACAACTCGTTCACTCACGTCTAGACGAGAATAAAAGGCAACAACAGTCAGCGTCGTCTATATTGTACAGCGTATCTCTGCCGGCTCACCTTGAAGTTGGCGTTTGTCGAAAGCCGGGCCGGATGTATAATCAAACCGCATCATTCCGAGGATGCGTCAACAGAATCGAGTGGCTGCGTTTGGTCCTACCTAGTTCCACGCGAGTGGCTATTTTCAACTTGCAGTCCCCCAGGTGGTTAAATAAATGCGAATGCGATAGCGACATTATAACTATGTACAATAGGGATTAACACTACATGTGGAATATATGAGAGTAACAATATTAGAGCGACCCCAGACAGATTGGCACCAAGCATTCCCCTCGATCTGTGCCCGATGCTTTTCAAACACCTCCCTGAGTATACGGACTTGTTCTTCTGAGCTGCCTTCACTCATGGTGACATCATCACCATCCTTTCCAGCTTCGAGTCCAGCCATGGCGGCCCATTCACCCAACACCTGCTCTAGAATCTTGGCCCCTTCTTCCGTGACCTCCTTTGACAAGTCCGGTTCGGTCGACTCTGCCCAAACCGCACTCTCATAAGTAtccatgcgcatatattgcgAGAAACTCGAAGACTTACTCCCCCAAAGTCTTCCAGTTCTTCCGCTTTGCGCTTCGCGAGCTGTAAACAACCGGGGCAAACATCAGCGTACGCCCTTGTTCCCCCAAAACCGATTTTTGGCGCCCGAACTCGGACTGGCTTGAAACATACCTTTACGACGTTTTCAGGGAAATTGGCCAACTCCGCGACGTGTATTCCGAAACTCTGATCGCATACACCTAAAAACGTCTCGCCCTTTAGCTAACAAAAACTGGGGGCTCGAAAAcgagggggggaggggacTTGCCAGGCTCGACCTTGTACAACAAGGTAATGTCACGCTCTTGCGTCGTTTGTCCCGTCTGGTTGACGTGGGCCACCACGTGCAAGTTTTGGACGTGCGAGAGCTCCTCGGACAGGTAGTGAGCTCGTGAAAGTGCGTAGCGAACAAACAAAAGGCGCGGATTTTAGTTGCAATGTGTCTAGAGTGAGCCGGCGGCAACAGCGGCAACGTCAATGTCAACATTCCGATCCAACCCGCAAGGGAGGGAGGGTCAAAGAACAAAAAAAACATACTCTGAGATTGCCCAGGCGAGACCGAACCCATCGTATGTCGAAGTACCACGCCGAGTTCGTCGATGATAATCAGGGAATCCTTTGTTGCCGACTAATACAAACATCCGGTCGATCGGCATTAAGGTTCGGCCATTGGCCAGAGAAACACTCACCCTCAGAATCGTCGCCGTTTCGAGCATCTCGCCATGAACGTCGACACACCCTTGAGTTGGCTGTCCCCGGCGCCAACGCGCGCTAGAATCGAGTCGAAGATCGGGAGCTGGGCTTCGGTCGCTGGGACAAAGCAACCGCACTGGCCCATCAGCGCGATCACACCGACCTGAATATTAAAATACGTAAAATAGTAAATTATATTTCAGTTGAAGGAATGCCAGGGAGCAACGGACCTGACGAATATAGGTAGACTTGCCACCCATGTTTGGTCCGGAGATGATCAAGAATTCGCTTTTTTCTAGCAGGACAAAGTAAGCTCGGTCCAAGGTCACGCAAAAGCGTGTCACACACCTCGGTGGAGTTCGGTGTCGTTTGGTATGAACATGATCTCCTCTTGAACTTCGAGGCATGGGTGTCGGCCTTCCTTGATGACTAGATCACCAGTTCCTGGATACAGAGTTCAGCGACTGAAATGAATCACCCGACTGATATGCTTGCCTTTCTCGAGCATTTTTGGTTTAACATATGGCGTAGTAGCGTTTACGGATACGTGCGCAAAACTGAACAAAGGCAATAAATTAAATCGTGGCAATGGTATCACAGTATTTGGATGACTTGCCTGATAATCACGTCTAGATGCGCGATGATTACATCCAAGTTCTCTAACACCGAGATGTACGTAGCTGAAACAGCAACTAAGCCGATGCACTTCAACTATCTGTATATTATGTCACTTACCGGCGATACCAACCACCTCCTTTACTAGACCGCTTTGGGCGCGATTATATTGGTCTGAGAGTGATCCATACTCGTTGGCTAGTTCCCTCAACGTAGAAGTCGTAAACAACGTTCCAGCTTTCTGAGTGGAGATCTCGTTGTATTGACGTTTGTTGTGAATAGCTTTAGCGTCCTGTGCTTCCAGATCTCAGCGATCATGTTCAGTGTTATCAAGTGGCTACGAACCGTCTTGCTCAACCGGAAACAGTAGCCGTGTGAAGGATTGTTCTCCAAATGGAGCTTCTTGTCCAACTCCAAGCCGAGATCTTGCCCTACGTCTTGGTGTTCTTCATCCAGTCCATCTCGGACTTCTGAGAGTTTGAGCGCCAATCGTTTGAGATTTTGGTCGTAGTCGGGTTTGATGACGTAATTGTGGCGGTCGAGCTCCTTGAGATCTATCGTCTGCTCAACCATCTCGGTGTACTTGGAGAGGCTCGAAGAGTATTCCTATATGTATTGGAGTTAGTGCGGACCAACCGAAGCGTACTCGGGAAAAGCACCTCTAGCTCATCCAAGTATTGAGACTTGATCAAGGCCTTGGCCGGATCACTCTCCTCTCCGACAGCTTGAAGAGTCATAATAAGGCCAGGAATCTAATCGAAGATTAGCGACTTGGCCTTCATCCGTGGGGGTCACGTACCTTTAGGGCAGCCTGGTAAACACGTACGACGTCTTCTAGTGAAGCACCACCTTTCTGGAACCGCTTGCCAATCCTATGAAAGTCTGGCATGGCACGCAAGTAGTCATCCCGGAGTGTATCGCGCGCTTCACCATCGTTTACAAAAGCCTCAACCAAGGTTTGTCTCGTTTCTGTATGTCAACCGATAAGTGACTGGCCCCGCGACGATACTCATATACTTACCGATGGCGTGTAGATTGACTAGTGGTGCTTGAGCCATTGAGCAAGCATCCGAGCACCTTGACCGGTCTTGCACCGATTCAATAGACCGAGTAGATGGTGTTTGTAGGTTGGCGACCCCCCGTCATCGGACCTGATCCTCCGAGACCAGGCGCTGGCATGAGGTTCAACGCCCGAACGGCGCTGGCGTCCAGGCGCATGAAACTGGGCAAGATCGTGTGTGCGCAAGTGTATTGATGCGAGTTGCCCGAGTCGGATGTCAAGGAGAGATAGGAAATCAACGCAGCAGCAGCCGACATGGCTGTCTTGAGGTCATATTCGGCTACAGAAACGACAACAGGTCAGCCCTATCCCTGACTAAATGTTCTGTACACTCACGCAGTGCTGTGGTAGCCAAATCTCCCTTGAGCAGTCGACCGAGATCTTGTTCAAATTCTTGCATTGAACTCGCCTGGATGTATTAGTGGCGCGTACGTAGATGTGGCGGACCAGAAACTCACCCGACTTTCGCTCAGTAAGCACGACATACACCGCTATTACTTCCCGAAGTTTGTTCAAGTCTATGTCGGTTCGCTTGTCGTCGGCTTGCATGACACATTCTTTAACGTCCAATTGAATGAGCAAGGCCTATTCAATACTGAGAACTCAAACTCGACTTGATAGCGAGAATAGACGTACCTCAAAATTGGACAATAGGTCATTATCAGGAAACTCGGAGACTCCGATTTCCCGCGCCGAGGCATCCGCAAACACGCTACTCCAACCATTTTTGTTCCGGCGTCCTTTTTGCCAAGACGAACAGCCATCACAATCGGGGCACTCTCCAAGTCGGTGTTTGAAAAAAAAGTCTTCAAACATGTAGATTCCTGGAGATTTCCTGGAGAGGCCTCCAACCATTTTTGTTCCGGCGTCCTTTTTGCCAAGACGAACAGCCATCACAATCGGGGCACTCTCCAAGTCGGTTGTTTGAAAACAACAAGTCTTCAACATCTTG
Encoded proteins:
- a CDS encoding DNA mismatch repair protein MutS, producing MMYAKEKPEATDLDSAVTSGFCSFIASLPPKSDDTIRLFERQDYYSAHGSDATFVATHVYHTLSVIKQLGKGKDSLPSVTLSSTVAKIFLREALTTRQLRIEIWTPEGGKGKNASGTRWELSRRASPGNLQDVEDLLFSNNRLGECPDCLSRKSPGIYMFEDFFFKHRLGECPDCDGCSSWQKGRRNKNGWSSVFADASAREIGVSEFPDNDLLSNFEALLIQLDVKECVMQADDKRTDIDLNKLREVIAVYVVLTERKSEFEQDLGRLLKGDLATTALPEYDLKTAMSAAAALISYLSLTSDSGNSHQYTCAHTILPSFMRLDASAVRALNLMPAPGLGGSVNLHAIETRQTLVEAFVNDGEARDTLRDDYLRAMPDFHRIGKRFQKGGASLEDVVRVYQAALKIPGLIMTLQAVGEESDPAKALIKSQYLDELEEYSSSLSKYTEMVEQTIDLKELDRHNYVIKPDYDQNLKRLALKLSEVRDGLDEEHQDVGQDLGLELDKKLHLENNPSHGYCFRLSKTDAKAIHNKRQYNEISTQKAGTLFTTSTLRELANEYGSLSDQYNRAQSGLVKEVVGIAGTGDLVIKEGRHPCLEVQEEIMFIPNDTELHREKSEFLIISGPNMGGKSTYIRQVGVIALMGQCGCFVPATEAQLPIFDSILARVGAGDSQLKGVCDQSFGIHVAELANFPENVVKLAKRKAEELEDFGGSAVWAESTEPDLSKEVTEEGAKILEQVLGEWAAMAGLEAGKDGDDVTMSEGSSEEQVRILREVFEKHRAQIEGNACYNVAIAFAFI
- a CDS encoding ribosomal protein L13, with protein sequence MSTFSSQPIVIDGKGHLLGRLASIIAKQILNGQKIVVVRCEEVNISGSFFRNKLRYHNFLHKRHIVNPKKSGPFHHRAPSRVLFKAIRGMLPHKTARGAAAIERLKMFEGVPPPYDRKKKMVVPEALRVLRLKPGRKYCTVKRLSHEVGWGYKDVVDRLEEKRKVKAKAFHERKIAALKLRQKAVQDQAPSYEKLTALGH
- a CDS encoding eukaryotic translation initiation factor 4E type 2; translated protein: MNITPPTNTTSGSSRPRLATSLLRTNSGTGTAAGGTGGSGTGPPSASSDKPTESQIPLPAVSISVSDPNGEEVKPSQPMPRGYKNVPSLDAIAGRLKAQKEKEKEQQEPSGKSGDESGSGAVELEQGEIEEVKGEVDTSVLHPLRHKWTFYFDSKPPPPRTTGESPVPYTPSNTETGEYEAGLKVVGKFRTVEDFCRLFNWLKPPSKLERSSNYHMFKEDIKPMWEDPANANGGKWVITMRNNPVLLDRCWSWLAMGLVGQELDDREDMICGAVVSLRSRIDRIQLWIRQKDDVERVNAIGKKLVKLLDLDREPGIQLEFQFNSDERAPASKYISIMPPQPSFRRGPDTPGSEQGPSYFGRGGGAFGAFGRGGGAFGGAGRGKGDWGAPKSAVEGSAPFGANAGAGHARSSSASGTGDK